From the Oxalobacter vibrioformis genome, the window CAAGTGAACCCATTACACCACCAGATAATCAAGTTTGCTCATGTGTAACTTAACGGCAGCATTTGCGGGAACTTGATGGCGGCAAAGAGAAAAACAGAAGGTGTTTTCCTTGCTATTTCTTTTTGAAGCGGGATTTTTCAGCTGTGATGCGTGATTTTCAGGCGGCTGATGAAGTCCTGGCGGGACAGCAACTGCAGCCTGTCTAAAAGCCGCATCTGGAGCGATCCCACACCGCAGCCAGCCTTGATGGCTTCTTCGGCAGCGATTTCACCGGCGACACCCAGATAGGCCATGGCAGCAGCTGTTGCACGCCACCTGTCGGGCTGAATCGCGGCAAAAGCGCCCACCATGGCCGATGCCGAGCAACCTGTTCCAGTGATCCGTGTCATCCATTCATGTCCGTTTGACAGGCTGAGCCAGCGGCCCACGCTGTCCACAACATGATCATCCGCACCGGAAATGCAGACAGTACCGTTGATTCTCTCTGCCAGCATGCGGGCGGCCGTCACGGCTGTGCCTGATGTGGCGGCACTGTCCACGCCTTTGGTCGGCGCAGTGTATCCCGCAAGACTCAGGATTTCCGACGCGTTGCCACGGATGATGGCAGGCGGACCCAGGCGGATCAGTTCATGAACCGTTTCCGTACGGTAAGCGGTTGCTCCCGCACCAACCGGATCAAGGACAACGGGTTTGCCTGCTTCGTTTGCGGCTGCCATGGCGTGTTTCATGGCAGTGACCCAGTAAGGATCAAGCGTGCCGATATTGAGGACCAGGGCGCTGGCAAGCTGTGCCATTTCCCCGGCCTCTTCATGGGCATGTGCCATGACAGGAGAGGCGCCCAGTGCCAAAAGGGCATTGGCGTTATAAGGCGCAACGACGTAGTTGGTGATATTGTGAACCAGCGGACGGTTTTCCCGTACAGCGGTCACATCATGCCAGAGATCTTCAACTGAAAGCGTGTGTGGTGCGGATGTCATGTCACAGCGTCTGCCATATGGTATGGATCTGTTTTAACGCTTCCAGCCCGCGCATGTTGAGACTGATGGCATTTTGCCTGCCACTGTCCATTTGCGGCTCAGTCAGGTTGATGCGGATGAGCGGGGCAGGGGTTGATTCACAGACACGCCGGACGGTCGGGACGGCAAGCCCGGCTCCCAGCTCAATGACGACCGGATTTTTCACCTTCCGGTACCATTTATTCAGCCGTTCCATCTGCAGATCGGTCTGGTCGGATATCCAGCCCCAGTCATTAAACAGCAGGACATTCGGGCGGGCCAGTGCACCACATTCAATACAGGTTGGCAAATCCGGCTGCCAATGGCAGACATCCATATCCACTTCCACGGCCAGTTTTTCAGCTGGCCAGATGGCGCGAGAACAGGGACGGGTGCACTGAAGATGATGAATCGAGCCGTGGCATTCAGCAACCTGCTCAGTCAAAAAGCCGGATTTCTGGAACTGGCCGTCAACGTTGCTGGTAAAGACAAAAGGGCCATGTTCCATCGCAGCAGCGAATGCCTGGAGAATATGGAAACCCGCATGCGGTATGGTATCCCGGTACAGCTGCAGGCGGTGGCCATAAAATCCCCAGGCCAGTGGAGGGTTATCCGAAAAGGATGCCGGGTTGGCTATTTCGACAAACTCGATGCGCGCCCTGGCCAGCGGGGGATAGGCTTTCCAGAATCCTTCGTTTCCCCGGAAATCAGGCAGACCGGAGTCAACACCCATACCGGCTCCTGCGCCGATGAGTAAACCATCTGCCTGTTTGATAAGCTGTGCGGCTGCTGCGATATCACGTTCCATATTCTGCTCCGGCTATCTGGAAAGGTATGATCAGCAACAGTTTCGCACAGTTTTATCAGTTTCTGAGCAAATAATCAAAGGCACTGAGCGCGGCAGTGGCGCCGTTACCCATGGCAATAATGATCTGCTTGAAAGGGACGGTGGTCGCATCGCCGGCAGCAAACACCCCGGGAACGGAGGTGCGGGCATGATCATCCACGATGATTTCTCCATGCGCATTGAGATCAACAATACCACTCAACCATTTTGTTGCCGGCTGCTGGCCTATCTGGACAAAGATACCCTCCAGCTTGAGGTTATGTGTCATATCGGTTGTCAGATCACGGTACATCAGGCCATTGACCCGGCTATGTTCACCAGTGACTTCAAATACCAGGGCGTCTGTCTTGATGGTGACATTGGGCAGTTTTTTGAGCTTTTCCTGCAACACGATATCCGCTTCCATCCTGTTGTTCCTGGCCAGCAGTGTGACATGTTCTGTGATGCCGGCAAGATCAATTGCCGCTTCTACTGCTGCGTTGCCGCCACCAATCACGGCGACCTGTTTATTCTTGTACAGCGGGCCGTCACAGTGTGCACAGAATGCAACACCGCGTCCGATATACTGGCTTTCGCCTTCAATGCCCAGTTGGCGAAAGCGTGCGCCGGGCGCCAGAATGACGGTTTTACTTTTAATGGTGGCACCGCTTTCCATCCGGATTTCAATGAGTTTGCCCGGGATCAGTTTTGTCGCTGTTTGCGGGATCATGATATCAACGCCATGGGCGATAACATTTTCTTCCAGTGCCGCGGAAAATTTGACGCCTTCCGTTTGCTTGAGGGCAATGAGGTTTTCGATGGTTGTGGTATTGAGCATCTGCCCGCCGAAATTTTCCGTGACAAGTCCTGTCCGGATGCCTTTTCTGGCCGCGTAGACAGCCGCTGCTGAAGCGGCGGGGCCGCCACCGATAACGACAACATCAAAAGGCGCCTTGGCTGAAATTTTCTGTACTTCGCGTTCCGTACTGGCGGTATCGATAAGCGCCAGGATTTCTTTCACTGTCATGCGGCCGGTCGAGAGTTGGCGACCATTTAAGAAAACCGTGGGAACCCCCATGATATGGCGCTCGGCCGCCTCGTCCGGGAAAAGCGCGCCATCAATCATGACGTGAGAGATGTTGGGGTTTAAAACCGCCATCAGGTTTAAGGCCTGAACGACTTCAGGACAGTTCTGGCAGGTCAGCGAGACAAAAGTTTCAAAATGAAACTCTCCTTCCAGATTTTTGATCTGTTCAATCACTTCCGGATCGGCCTTGGGCGGGTGCCCGCCCGTTTGCAGCAGGGCGAGGACAAAGGAGGTGAATTCGTGCCCCATCG encodes:
- the thiM gene encoding hydroxyethylthiazole kinase translates to MTSAPHTLSVEDLWHDVTAVRENRPLVHNITNYVVAPYNANALLALGASPVMAHAHEEAGEMAQLASALVLNIGTLDPYWVTAMKHAMAAANEAGKPVVLDPVGAGATAYRTETVHELIRLGPPAIIRGNASEILSLAGYTAPTKGVDSAATSGTAVTAARMLAERINGTVCISGADDHVVDSVGRWLSLSNGHEWMTRITGTGCSASAMVGAFAAIQPDRWRATAAAMAYLGVAGEIAAEEAIKAGCGVGSLQMRLLDRLQLLSRQDFISRLKITHHS
- a CDS encoding SIR2 family NAD-dependent protein deacylase — translated: MERDIAAAAQLIKQADGLLIGAGAGMGVDSGLPDFRGNEGFWKAYPPLARARIEFVEIANPASFSDNPPLAWGFYGHRLQLYRDTIPHAGFHILQAFAAAMEHGPFVFTSNVDGQFQKSGFLTEQVAECHGSIHHLQCTRPCSRAIWPAEKLAVEVDMDVCHWQPDLPTCIECGALARPNVLLFNDWGWISDQTDLQMERLNKWYRKVKNPVVIELGAGLAVPTVRRVCESTPAPLIRINLTEPQMDSGRQNAISLNMRGLEALKQIHTIWQTL
- the ahpF gene encoding alkyl hydroperoxide reductase subunit F, whose amino-acid sequence is MLDKHLKDQLKTYLEKLAQPIEITISTDDSAKSREMLQLLHEIRDLSPHVRVIEKKDDPGRKPAFTMTRPGENTGISFASIPMGHEFTSFVLALLQTGGHPPKADPEVIEQIKNLEGEFHFETFVSLTCQNCPEVVQALNLMAVLNPNISHVMIDGALFPDEAAERHIMGVPTVFLNGRQLSTGRMTVKEILALIDTASTEREVQKISAKAPFDVVVIGGGPAASAAAVYAARKGIRTGLVTENFGGQMLNTTTIENLIALKQTEGVKFSAALEENVIAHGVDIMIPQTATKLIPGKLIEIRMESGATIKSKTVILAPGARFRQLGIEGESQYIGRGVAFCAHCDGPLYKNKQVAVIGGGNAAVEAAIDLAGITEHVTLLARNNRMEADIVLQEKLKKLPNVTIKTDALVFEVTGEHSRVNGLMYRDLTTDMTHNLKLEGIFVQIGQQPATKWLSGIVDLNAHGEIIVDDHARTSVPGVFAAGDATTVPFKQIIIAMGNGATAALSAFDYLLRN